From one Vibrio palustris genomic stretch:
- a CDS encoding carboxymuconolactone decarboxylase family protein, protein MEQSYTEFNRHKKQLTAAYEKASPDVMAGFRKLQQAALKEGALDIKQKELIALGIAIAVRCDGCIGAHVAGAIQHGATKQELVETIDIALLMGGGPSIVYGSEAYAAVEELISA, encoded by the coding sequence ATGGAACAATCGTATACAGAATTTAATCGCCATAAAAAGCAACTCACCGCAGCCTATGAAAAAGCTAGCCCTGACGTCATGGCTGGGTTTAGAAAACTGCAGCAAGCGGCGCTCAAAGAAGGCGCATTAGATATTAAACAAAAAGAGCTCATTGCGTTAGGTATTGCGATTGCCGTGCGATGTGACGGTTGTATTGGCGCTCATGTCGCAGGCGCGATTCAGCACGGGGCAACTAAGCAAGAACTGGTTGAAACCATTGATATTGCGTTATTAATGGGCGGCGGCCCATCGATTGTATACGGCTCAGAAGCGTACGCGGCGGTTGAAGAATTAATCAGTGCATAG